The Chryseobacterium nakagawai genome has a segment encoding these proteins:
- a CDS encoding 4Fe-4S binding protein: MAIKITDECINCGACEPECPNNAIYEGAVDWKASDGTSLQGTITMPSGLTVDADAAQEPVSDDVYFIVTDKCTECKGFHEEPQCAAVCPVDCCVPDEDHVESEEALLNKKAFLHGE, encoded by the coding sequence ATGGCTATTAAAATAACTGATGAATGCATTAATTGTGGGGCTTGTGAACCGGAATGCCCAAACAATGCAATATATGAAGGAGCTGTAGATTGGAAAGCTTCTGATGGAACATCTCTTCAAGGGACGATTACAATGCCATCAGGACTTACTGTAGATGCAGATGCAGCACAGGAGCCAGTGAGTGATGATGTTTATTTCATTGTAACTGATAAATGTACTGAATGTAAAGGTTTCCATGAAGAGCCACAGTGTGCAGCAGTATGTCCGGTAGACTGCTGTGTTCCGGATGAGGACCATGTAGAATCTGAAGAAGCGCTTCTTAATAAAAAAGCATTCTTACACGGTGAATAA
- a CDS encoding acyl-CoA reductase: MNTENQVLGLIKLSDYIKAFLANKTEDHNEDDVNIELLLKKSKIENPWFTVDNQKFALQQWSDLLTEENIKDWLKNYSISKISKRIGLILAGNIPLVGFHDVISVVLSNHIPLIKLSSKDKYLIPFLLKKWKEFSGDQVQFEFVEKLENFDAVIATGSNNTARYLEYYFKNHLSIIRKNRTSVAVLKGDETDEELQLLAKDIFQYFGLGCRNVTRIFIPQDFVIDRLFENFLGFQDIINHNKYANNYDYNRAVYLLNLEKFWDNNFVMLKEDDNLFSPLSVINFSRYESLDDVKNFIAENEENIQCVVAKEELGLQSIYFGEAQNPGLDTYADNVDTMKFLELV; this comes from the coding sequence ATGAATACCGAAAATCAAGTTTTAGGACTTATTAAATTAAGTGATTATATAAAGGCGTTTTTAGCGAACAAAACGGAAGATCACAATGAAGATGATGTAAATATTGAATTATTATTAAAGAAATCTAAAATAGAAAATCCATGGTTTACTGTTGATAATCAGAAATTTGCTTTGCAACAATGGTCGGATCTTCTTACCGAAGAAAATATTAAAGACTGGCTCAAAAATTATTCAATCTCAAAAATTTCCAAGAGAATAGGATTGATTTTGGCTGGAAATATTCCTTTGGTAGGGTTTCATGACGTGATCTCTGTTGTATTAAGCAATCATATCCCTTTAATTAAACTGTCATCTAAGGATAAGTATTTGATTCCGTTTTTGTTAAAAAAATGGAAAGAGTTTTCTGGAGACCAGGTTCAGTTTGAATTTGTAGAAAAATTAGAGAATTTTGATGCAGTTATTGCTACCGGAAGTAATAATACAGCGAGATATCTTGAGTATTATTTTAAAAACCATTTGAGCATTATTCGTAAAAACAGAACTTCTGTTGCTGTTTTGAAAGGTGATGAAACTGATGAAGAACTACAACTTTTAGCAAAAGATATCTTCCAATATTTTGGGCTGGGATGCAGAAATGTAACCCGAATCTTTATTCCTCAGGATTTTGTGATCGACAGACTGTTTGAAAACTTTTTAGGATTCCAGGATATTATCAATCATAATAAATATGCTAATAATTATGATTATAACAGAGCAGTTTACCTTTTGAATCTGGAAAAATTCTGGGATAACAACTTTGTGATGCTGAAAGAAGATGATAATTTGTTCAGTCCGCTTTCTGTCATTAATTTTAGCAGATACGAATCATTGGATGATGTTAAAAACTTCATTGCCGAAAACGAGGAAAATATTCAATGTGTAGTAGCTAAAGAAGAGTTGGGATTACAATCAATTTATTTTGGTGAAGCACAAAATCCAGGCCTTGATACTTATGCAGATAATGTGGATACGATGAAATTTTTAGAACTGGTCTGA